One genomic region from Bradyrhizobium icense encodes:
- a CDS encoding Coenzyme F420 hydrogenase/dehydrogenase, beta subunit C-terminal domain, whose product MIAKPCDISAIRALGRIDPRVERLVTYMLIMFCGGIPNAHISKAIVRHHGLDEQDVDLFRYRGEGWPGPLRVRTRDGAIYDLSYGDAWRGKKGGRKYGYKVQFCCKICPDAIGEVADISAPDGWILQEGKPIYKEAPGTNLAIVRSPAGEELLHAAISAGYLQVSPVSVNEIGQMHGGHSERKLGASAALFALWLMGQRTIRAPGTGEQTL is encoded by the coding sequence GTGATCGCGAAGCCTTGTGACATTTCCGCTATTCGCGCCCTTGGTCGTATCGATCCTCGGGTCGAGCGGCTTGTTACATACATGCTGATAATGTTCTGCGGCGGTATTCCTAACGCTCACATTTCTAAAGCCATTGTGCGCCACCATGGCCTCGACGAGCAGGACGTCGACTTATTTCGATACCGAGGGGAGGGGTGGCCTGGCCCGCTCCGCGTCCGCACTCGAGACGGAGCCATTTATGACTTGTCATACGGAGACGCTTGGCGCGGCAAAAAAGGCGGAAGGAAATATGGCTATAAAGTTCAATTTTGCTGCAAGATTTGTCCCGACGCGATTGGAGAGGTGGCTGATATCTCTGCACCCGATGGCTGGATACTGCAGGAAGGAAAACCCATTTACAAAGAGGCGCCCGGAACCAACTTGGCCATCGTTCGCTCTCCAGCCGGTGAAGAATTGTTACATGCAGCCATCTCTGCCGGATACCTTCAAGTTTCGCCGGTCTCGGTTAACGAAATCGGCCAGATGCACGGGGGCCACTCAGAGAGAAAATTGGGCGCATCTGCCGCTTTGTTCGCGCTGTGGCTCATGGGCCAAAGGACAATCAGGGCTCCGGGTACCGGAGAGCAGACGCTCTGA
- a CDS encoding glutathione S-transferase family protein, producing the protein MMILYWHPASPYVRKIRIAVQLLGLAGRFEMRDADVNDPGDPLRQQNPLSKVPTLVRENGSALYDSPVILEYLDHLAGGGCIIPREPEARFAALRLQALCDGALDANYLLMCEDWYRTPEQRVARWVDKQAGKIERALDTLEAAPPDLSGMPNVGQIALACLLGYRDFRFDGTWRETHPRLHAWYDAFAAAVPAFAATIPSSG; encoded by the coding sequence ATGATGATCCTGTATTGGCACCCCGCTTCGCCCTATGTACGCAAAATACGGATTGCCGTTCAGCTGCTCGGTCTCGCCGGTCGCTTCGAAATGCGCGACGCCGATGTTAACGACCCCGGTGACCCGCTCCGGCAGCAGAATCCGCTCAGCAAGGTCCCGACGCTTGTGCGCGAGAACGGCAGCGCCCTCTACGACTCGCCCGTCATCCTCGAATATCTCGATCATCTCGCTGGGGGCGGATGCATCATTCCGCGCGAGCCCGAGGCGCGCTTCGCCGCCCTGAGACTGCAGGCTTTGTGCGACGGGGCGCTCGATGCGAACTACCTCCTTATGTGCGAGGACTGGTACCGGACCCCCGAGCAGCGCGTCGCCCGCTGGGTCGATAAGCAAGCCGGAAAGATCGAGCGCGCCCTTGACACGCTCGAAGCCGCGCCGCCGGACCTGTCCGGCATGCCCAATGTTGGCCAGATCGCGCTAGCCTGCCTGCTCGGCTATCGAGATTTTCGTTTCGACGGCACCTGGCGCGAGACCCATCCGCGCCTGCACGCTTGGTACGACGCCTTCGCGGCGGCGGTGCCTGCCTTCGCCGCGACCATACCCAGTTCAGGATGA
- a CDS encoding MBL fold metallo-hydrolase yields the protein MSLIRRSENLWEYRDTCNVYVLKSGTECLLIDTGSGAVMQHLAAIGIERVDWVLHTHHHRDQCWGTPSLQQAGAKVAVPEYERHLFDNVEACWQARRLYDNLNDSNTFFSLGKNLPVDAVLEDYGTFVWEEYEFRILPAKGHTYGMVALIAEVDGKKIAFIGDLMTSGGKLYQLHAMEYAYGDLLGVEFTMQSIPALKKERPEIAYPSHGAPICEVKPNIEELESRLETLADIGGLFTSGRGIPFKDSEALRESRLQKITEHLLWAGPYTCSNFYIVLSGSGHAMLIDYGLATVGHVHATSDHDVPQALRFIERHVDQLRDDYGVRDIELVVPTHVHDDHVCGIPLLQRHFGTHCWALDCVAKVIADPAAWASTPSCFHKPIEVQRILRDGEGFHWRGFDFQVHYAPGQTEFHSIVFGEIDGKRIIFGGDNLSLSNPHAGGIEREIPVQTTVMRNSFQLEMHRQCAKVMRATLPDLICPGHGELITMDQSRIAEYTDYIERKEAAFRDVVGEPVNHFIDLFWARMLPYVSETSPGSGVDYTIEIRNNLERMAVYSARLLPAFGWTSDGKTQSITLQPGEQDKILLWATAPSQVDPRRRLITAEILIDGVSQGPVCEALVSVSGDWPAQPLPVLPADKRQMQHP from the coding sequence ATGTCTTTGATCCGGCGCTCCGAAAATCTTTGGGAGTATCGGGACACTTGTAATGTTTACGTTCTGAAAAGTGGCACGGAGTGCCTACTGATCGATACAGGATCAGGCGCCGTTATGCAGCATCTTGCCGCTATCGGGATCGAGCGAGTCGACTGGGTTTTACATACACATCACCACCGGGACCAGTGCTGGGGAACGCCTAGTCTTCAGCAGGCTGGAGCAAAAGTGGCCGTGCCGGAATACGAACGTCACTTGTTCGACAATGTCGAAGCATGTTGGCAAGCTCGGCGCCTCTACGACAATCTCAACGACAGCAACACGTTTTTCTCGCTGGGGAAAAATCTTCCAGTCGATGCTGTTCTCGAGGACTATGGCACTTTTGTCTGGGAGGAATACGAGTTCCGTATCCTACCGGCAAAGGGACATACATACGGGATGGTCGCCTTAATCGCCGAAGTGGACGGGAAGAAAATCGCTTTTATAGGCGATCTGATGACAAGTGGCGGAAAACTATATCAGCTTCACGCCATGGAATATGCCTATGGAGATCTTCTTGGCGTTGAATTCACAATGCAATCGATCCCCGCGCTAAAAAAGGAGAGGCCGGAGATTGCCTATCCTTCGCATGGAGCGCCGATCTGTGAGGTGAAGCCGAATATTGAAGAGCTTGAATCAAGGCTCGAGACACTCGCTGATATAGGTGGACTTTTCACGTCAGGGCGCGGAATTCCGTTCAAGGACAGCGAAGCCCTTCGCGAGAGCAGATTGCAGAAAATTACGGAACATCTTCTGTGGGCCGGGCCATACACTTGCTCCAATTTCTACATTGTTTTGAGTGGAAGCGGTCACGCGATGCTGATCGATTACGGGTTGGCCACTGTAGGACATGTTCATGCGACCTCCGATCACGATGTCCCGCAGGCGCTGCGCTTCATAGAGCGCCATGTCGATCAACTGCGTGACGATTATGGAGTGCGGGATATCGAGCTTGTGGTTCCCACGCACGTTCACGACGACCATGTCTGCGGAATACCCCTCCTTCAGCGACATTTCGGCACCCACTGCTGGGCGCTTGACTGCGTCGCCAAGGTCATTGCGGATCCTGCTGCATGGGCGAGTACTCCGTCGTGCTTCCACAAACCGATCGAAGTGCAACGGATCCTGCGCGATGGTGAAGGGTTTCACTGGAGAGGATTCGATTTCCAAGTTCACTATGCGCCGGGACAAACCGAATTCCACTCGATTGTCTTTGGTGAAATCGACGGAAAGCGGATCATCTTTGGAGGGGACAATCTGTCTCTCTCCAATCCTCACGCCGGAGGAATCGAGCGCGAAATCCCTGTCCAGACGACAGTCATGCGCAACAGCTTTCAGCTGGAGATGCATCGCCAGTGCGCGAAGGTGATGCGAGCGACGCTGCCTGATCTCATATGCCCCGGACACGGGGAGCTGATTACCATGGATCAGTCGAGGATTGCCGAGTACACGGACTACATCGAACGTAAGGAAGCAGCTTTCCGCGATGTCGTAGGTGAGCCTGTGAATCATTTTATCGATCTATTTTGGGCGCGAATGCTGCCATACGTTTCAGAAACAAGTCCAGGTAGCGGGGTCGACTACACAATTGAGATTCGCAACAACTTGGAGCGCATGGCTGTCTACAGCGCTCGCCTTCTGCCGGCATTCGGTTGGACCTCGGATGGAAAAACGCAAAGCATCACGCTTCAGCCCGGGGAGCAGGATAAGATACTGCTTTGGGCTACTGCGCCATCTCAGGTCGATCCGCGACGTCGGCTCATTACCGCCGAGATTCTGATCGACGGTGTATCGCAGGGACCCGTGTGTGAAGCGCTAGTCTCAGTTTCCGGAGATTGGCCAGCTCAGCCTTTACCTGTCTTGCCAGCCGATAAACGCCAGATGCAACATCCTTGA